The DNA window ACACTGAAATAAAACATAATGGGTGTCAGAAACTGGATAAACTGAACAATGAGAATTGAATGAAATTCTACCTCAGATCCTTTAACTAATGAACAAATTTCATCCAGCCAAAAAGTTGACCACAAAAAAAGAAATATCCCAAACCAACGGTTGGCTTTAGTGTTAACTTTAAGTGGATTGGTTAGTTTTAGTAGAGAAAGCAAAACCAATGAACCATATATAAGTATAACGATAAAACGATTTAACTCAATTGTGTTCATTGGTTTTGATATTTTATATAAAGATAACTTTTTTATCCTATTCTTTTCCTTATAAAAATTTCATAGCTTAAATAGGCCAATGGAAGCGACATTATTCCAAGATAAAGTATATTGCTCATTGCCAAGTCCGGATGTAGTAAAATAGCATATACTAAACCAAAAAATGCACCTCCCAGATGAGCTGAATGTCCTAAATTATCCCATTGCTTTGGATTTAACATCATATAAACAGAATAACCGAAATATAATGTTCCAAAAAGCCAACCTGGTAAAAAGTTCACACTAATTTCATTCGGAGCCATTGCAATAGCTGCAAAAATAATTCCTGAAACCGCACCCGAAGCTCCAATAGCAGAATACCAGGGTTGATTCTTATAAATTAAAAGACTAAATAAATTACCAAGAAGCATCGAGCCAAAATAAATGACTAAAAAGCCTATTTCCCCAAAGAAGCTAATTACTGCCCCCTGAAAAAAGTACAGAGATAACATATTGAAAAACAAGTGCATAAAATCTGCATGTAAAAAAGCAGAGCTTACTAATCTAATGTATTCCTTTCGGTTTGCGATTGCAGCAACATTAAATTTATATTTTTCAAATAAACTCACATTATTAAGTCCCATGTAGCTTATGATACATGTAACAGCTATAATGATTAAGACAACTATACTCATAATAATTTTTAATGTTTAATTTTCACTATCATCACTCTCAAACAGGTCTCCGATGATACCTCCATCTTCATCAATCCCTTCTGTAGGTTCCGGTTCTTCATATACTTCAGGCTCTTCCTCTTCGATTTCAGGTAAGACAACATTGATCGCTTTTACCTTAAACTTGGTGAATTGATTTCCTATCGCTTTTATACCCTTCACCATTATAAATTCGTCTATATTCACTGTTTCAGGATCACGTTCTTTTCCTTTTTCCTTAGCAAAAACAATTTCCGCCGTAGATCCATTTGCCACAATCACATTTTCAACAAATGACTTGCTATGTTCCGATGGCATGAAATTCTGTGGATTGGTATTATTTTCCAATAAAAATCTCTTAATGAAATACATATCCTTTTCACCATCGTAATAAATACAGGTTACAGGTTGTTGTGGTCGCCACTTCTCTAAAATCAGATACTCATCATCAAAGCGGTTTCCAAGGTCAAAACTTACTAATTTCGCTTCACCATTAGAATTGATCGTTAAGATTTTATCATCCCCTTTAAAGCTTCCTAATAAAGTTCCTCTTCCATCAGCATTTAATCTTCTTACCGTGTCATCAAACCAGATCCTTCTTGGAGCCAGCGTAGAAATACCCTCTTCCTTAAGATCTACCTTTTTAACTGAATATTTGGTTACCAGATTTCCTTTAGAATCACGTCCTTTAATCGCTAATTCAGAGAAATCGATATCCATTTTATTTTTTCTGATTCTTGGATTCGGTTTCAAAAGGACTGTAACTGTTTCTGCCTCTCCATTTGGATTTGCAGAAAAGTAAAGCATCTCCGAACCTTTTTTATCTGAAGCCAATGGATAATCGGTATTTCTCGTTACTCCTGTTACAGAGAAACGTTTCATATAATATGGTCCTTCTTTACCTTCACGATAGATCATATTATAAACCGTCCTTTTATCATTTTTCTTCCAGATCGCAACGTGTAAAAGGTCTTTCCCTATAAATGTTTTAGCCTCCACTTTAACGATCTTCATGCTTCCGTCTTTTCTGAAGGTAATGATATCATCAATATCCGAACAGTCGAACAAATATTCATCCTTTCTTAATGATGTTCCAATAAACCCTTCTTCACGGTTGACATAGAATTTTTCATTAGCCACAGCCACTTTAGTCGCATCAATAGTATCAAAAATCCTAAGTTCTGTTCTTCTCTGTCTGTCTTTACCGTATTTTTTCTGAATATTTAAATAATATTCAATTGCATAAGCAATAAGATTGGCTAAATTATGCTTTACCAACTCTATCTTACCCTCAAGAGCTGCAATGTTTTCTTTAAATTTATCTAAATCAAATCTTGAAATTCTCTTGATCCTGATCTCGGTTAATTTTAAAATATCTTCTTCAGTTACCACCCTTAAAAGATGTTTTGTATGAGGTTTTAAACCTATATCAATCGTTTTTATAACATCTTCCCAGGTTTCTACTTCTTCAATATCGTGATAGATCCTATTTTCAATAAAGATCCTTTCCAGTGAAGAAAAATGCCAGCTTTCCTGCAATTCATGAAGCTCGATCTCCAGTTCCTTTTTTAATAACGAAACCGTATGTTCCGTATTCATTCTTAAAATTTCGGAAACATTCAGGAACATTGGTTTATCTCCTACAATTACACATGCATTGGGAGAAATTGTAACCTGACAGTCTGTAAAAGCATATAAAGCATCAATTGTTTTATCTGGCGATACATCATTATGCAAATGGATCAGAATTTCTACTGTATCTGAAGTATTATCTTCAATTTTTTTGATCTTGATCTTTCCTTTTTCATTGGCTTTTAAGATAGAATCTATCAGGTCGCTTGTCGTTTTAGAAAAAGGAAGTTCAGAAATAACTAATGTATGTTTATCTGTCTGTATTATTCTGGCTCTTGTTCTTACTTTTCCACCTCTATGTCCATCATTATATTCCGAAACATCCAAGTATCCTGCTGTCAGGAAATCTGGAAACAACTCGAACTTTTTACCTTTAAGATGAGCAACAGAAGCATTGATCAGTTCATTAAAGTTATGTGGAAGTATTTTGGTCGACAGTCCTACCCCGATACCTTCTACCCCTTGTGTCAAAAGCAAAGGAAATTTTACCGGCAAATCAATGGGTTCATTATTTCTGCCGTCATATGATTTAGACCATTCTGTGGTTTTAGGATTGAAAACAACTTCAAGAGCAAAAGGGGTTAATCTTGCTTCAATATATCTGGCAGCAGCTGCAGAATCTCCAGTAAAAACGTTACCCCAGTTTCCCTGGGTATCTATCAGAAGTTCTTTCTGCCCGATCTGTACCATTGCATCTGTAATTGATGCATCACCATGTGGGTGATATTTCATGGTATTCCCTACAATATTAGCTACCTTATTATAACGTCCGTCTTCCAGCTCCCGCATGGAATGCATAATCCTTCTTTGAACCGGCTTTAATCCATCATAAACTGATGGAATTGCTCTATCTAAAATCACGTAAGAAGCATAGTCCAGAAACCAGTCTTTATAAAGTCCGGAAACTTTCTTTAAGCTCTCACCTTCATGCGAATTTTCTTCTGTCATTATTTGTTTTAACGTTTTTTCTCGTTATTAGCTTTTACTACTTTATTTAAAGAAAATTTTAAATCGTTTACTTCTTTTGTCGTTAAATAAGAAATTTCATACTTCAACATTGTTGAACCTGTATTCTTACTTGAAATGGTGACATATAGTCTTTTTATAAAAAGTAGATTTACTATTTCATATTTTATTAATTTATACTTTGGAAACTCATCACTCAACGGTTTACTCAAAAATGGAAGGATATTCCGGTTCTTGAAATTGAGAGCTTCTCCATCGCTATCGTATTCAAAGATCTGTCTTCCTGTAAGGTAGAAAGCACATAGCATCATCAATGGGATAATGATTAATAAATAGCTTTCTGACCCTAAAATTTCAAATCTATATTCTTCTAAAAAGAAGGCTACAATTCCGCCCATTAACATCATTATTAATAGCGTATTAATAAAGTTATAACCCGGCGCCTTATTGCGGTTACTTAATCTCATTAGTATTTGTGTTTTCGTTAAAGTCTGTTTCTTTTTAGGTTATCTTAATTTTGGTTAGAAAGTTTTTGGAGGGATCATTTTAACTTTCTACTTCGTTTATAATTTCTCTGCTATCAATATCGCCATCTTCTACCACTAGATTTTCAAGAATAAAAACCTGTCTGTCCGGTGTATTTTTACCCATATAAAATTCTAAAAGCTG is part of the Chryseobacterium paludis genome and encodes:
- a CDS encoding rhomboid family intramembrane serine protease, with the translated sequence MSIVVLIIIAVTCIISYMGLNNVSLFEKYKFNVAAIANRKEYIRLVSSAFLHADFMHLFFNMLSLYFFQGAVISFFGEIGFLVIYFGSMLLGNLFSLLIYKNQPWYSAIGASGAVSGIIFAAIAMAPNEISVNFLPGWLFGTLYFGYSVYMMLNPKQWDNLGHSAHLGGAFFGLVYAILLHPDLAMSNILYLGIMSLPLAYLSYEIFIRKRIG
- a CDS encoding DNA gyrase/topoisomerase IV subunit A; this translates as MTEENSHEGESLKKVSGLYKDWFLDYASYVILDRAIPSVYDGLKPVQRRIMHSMRELEDGRYNKVANIVGNTMKYHPHGDASITDAMVQIGQKELLIDTQGNWGNVFTGDSAAAARYIEARLTPFALEVVFNPKTTEWSKSYDGRNNEPIDLPVKFPLLLTQGVEGIGVGLSTKILPHNFNELINASVAHLKGKKFELFPDFLTAGYLDVSEYNDGHRGGKVRTRARIIQTDKHTLVISELPFSKTTSDLIDSILKANEKGKIKIKKIEDNTSDTVEILIHLHNDVSPDKTIDALYAFTDCQVTISPNACVIVGDKPMFLNVSEILRMNTEHTVSLLKKELEIELHELQESWHFSSLERIFIENRIYHDIEEVETWEDVIKTIDIGLKPHTKHLLRVVTEEDILKLTEIRIKRISRFDLDKFKENIAALEGKIELVKHNLANLIAYAIEYYLNIQKKYGKDRQRRTELRIFDTIDATKVAVANEKFYVNREEGFIGTSLRKDEYLFDCSDIDDIITFRKDGSMKIVKVEAKTFIGKDLLHVAIWKKNDKRTVYNMIYREGKEGPYYMKRFSVTGVTRNTDYPLASDKKGSEMLYFSANPNGEAETVTVLLKPNPRIRKNKMDIDFSELAIKGRDSKGNLVTKYSVKKVDLKEEGISTLAPRRIWFDDTVRRLNADGRGTLLGSFKGDDKILTINSNGEAKLVSFDLGNRFDDEYLILEKWRPQQPVTCIYYDGEKDMYFIKRFLLENNTNPQNFMPSEHSKSFVENVIVANGSTAEIVFAKEKGKERDPETVNIDEFIMVKGIKAIGNQFTKFKVKAINVVLPEIEEEEPEVYEEPEPTEGIDEDGGIIGDLFESDDSEN